In Geopsychrobacter electrodiphilus DSM 16401, a single window of DNA contains:
- a CDS encoding amylosucrase, with translation MYEQVAHSLLNDILNQIKPEIHQQDLRHFYTRLGANFYAIHALFEKLYGDRDDFEQQAQTLVETMARQYIKRSDKLRQLDLARERDYNWFLSQKWVGMALYCNGFAGDLNGLRERLNYFQELGINLVHVMPIMPCPEGSSDGGYAVSDFREIDPQVGTLADLNALAAEMQARDILLVLDVVVNHTSNRHYWAEQAKAGNPVYQDYYYTFETRSVPDMFEQSMPEIFPENAPGNFTWDEEMGRWVMTVFNDYQWDLNYSNPAVFIEMLNIILFWANQGADILRLDAVAFLWKKIGSTCQNEREAHLILQLLKDCCQVTAPGVLFIAEAIVAPVEMIKYFGEDAVIAKECEIAYNATFMALMWDAVATKNARLLNQGIKSLPVKLERATWLNYIRCHDDIGLGFDDRDILLCDYQPAEHRKFLIDYFTGQFADSYARGLPFGQNDKTGDARISGSLASLVGLEYALEVGDDSAIDDAIKLILLLHGMIMSFGGIPLLYYGDALGTLNDDSYRTDPNKRGDTRWVHRPAIDWEIAARRNTPGCVEYKIFSALKRMIAVRKEISVFADFNNRELLEVENPHLFVFGRYNLNHQSGRVLVVANFNGKPQHLNLDDLGTWSSQQGQLVDLYRGTSPDLFKNSLVIPGFGFYWLGEK, from the coding sequence CCATGGCCAGACAGTATATCAAGCGTTCCGACAAACTCCGACAGCTCGATCTGGCCCGCGAGAGGGATTATAACTGGTTTCTCAGCCAGAAATGGGTTGGGATGGCGCTCTACTGCAACGGTTTTGCTGGGGATTTAAATGGTCTGCGCGAGCGGTTGAACTATTTCCAGGAACTGGGCATCAACCTGGTTCACGTCATGCCGATTATGCCCTGCCCGGAGGGGAGCAGCGACGGGGGTTATGCGGTCAGCGATTTTCGCGAGATCGATCCGCAGGTCGGGACCCTTGCCGACTTGAACGCGCTGGCGGCTGAAATGCAGGCCCGGGACATCCTGTTGGTGCTGGATGTAGTGGTGAACCACACCTCGAATCGTCACTATTGGGCGGAACAGGCCAAGGCTGGAAATCCCGTTTATCAGGACTACTACTATACCTTCGAAACCCGCAGCGTCCCGGATATGTTCGAGCAGAGTATGCCGGAGATCTTCCCCGAAAATGCGCCCGGAAATTTTACCTGGGATGAAGAGATGGGGCGCTGGGTCATGACCGTTTTTAATGATTATCAGTGGGATCTCAACTACAGCAACCCGGCCGTCTTTATCGAAATGTTGAACATCATTCTCTTCTGGGCCAATCAGGGTGCCGATATCCTGCGCCTGGATGCGGTGGCTTTTTTGTGGAAGAAGATCGGCAGCACCTGCCAGAACGAGCGCGAAGCGCATTTAATCCTGCAATTACTGAAAGACTGCTGCCAGGTCACGGCACCTGGCGTGCTGTTTATTGCCGAAGCGATTGTGGCGCCGGTCGAGATGATTAAATATTTTGGCGAGGATGCGGTGATCGCCAAGGAATGCGAAATCGCCTACAACGCAACCTTTATGGCGTTGATGTGGGATGCGGTTGCCACCAAGAATGCCCGGTTGTTAAATCAGGGGATTAAAAGCCTGCCGGTCAAGCTGGAGCGCGCAACCTGGCTCAATTACATCCGCTGTCATGACGATATCGGGTTAGGTTTTGACGACCGGGATATCCTGCTGTGTGATTATCAGCCTGCAGAGCACCGCAAATTTCTCATCGATTATTTCACCGGTCAGTTTGCCGATTCCTATGCCCGTGGCCTCCCCTTTGGTCAGAATGATAAGACCGGCGACGCGCGGATTTCAGGTTCATTGGCTTCACTGGTGGGGCTGGAGTATGCGCTGGAAGTTGGGGATGACTCAGCGATTGATGATGCAATCAAACTCATCCTGCTGCTGCATGGCATGATCATGTCCTTTGGCGGGATTCCCCTGCTCTACTATGGTGATGCTCTCGGCACCCTGAACGACGATTCCTATCGCACCGACCCGAACAAAAGGGGAGATACCAGATGGGTTCATCGCCCGGCGATCGATTGGGAAATAGCGGCCCGCAGAAATACGCCTGGTTGCGTCGAGTATAAGATCTTCAGCGCGCTCAAGCGGATGATTGCCGTGCGTAAAGAGATCTCGGTTTTTGCTGATTTCAACAATCGTGAACTGCTTGAGGTGGAAAATCCGCATCTGTTTGTGTTTGGCCGCTACAATCTGAACCATCAATCCGGGCGGGTTTTGGTCGTCGCCAATTTTAACGGCAAGCCCCAGCACCTCAATCTGGATGATCTGGGTACCTGGAGTTCGCAACAGGGCCAGCTGGTTGATCTGTACCGAGGGACGAGTCCCGATCTTTTCAAAAATAGTCTCGTCATCCCTGGGTTTGGTTTTTATTGGCTCGGAGAAAAGTAA
- a CDS encoding arsenate reductase ArsC — MKPGCGYKRYSITVKRVLFLCTGNSCRSQMADGLINHDFAGQIVALSAGTEPHGLNPKAVQVMTELGIDISRNNSEHISQYDGQSFDYVITLCDNANEKCPLFFGGVERLHMGFDDPPRASGTADEVMDAYRRVRDEIREQLGIYFRKELKR, encoded by the coding sequence ATGAAACCAGGCTGCGGATACAAGAGGTATAGCATCACAGTCAAGCGCGTGCTTTTTCTTTGTACCGGCAACTCCTGCCGCAGCCAGATGGCCGACGGTCTGATCAATCATGACTTCGCCGGACAGATCGTCGCCCTCTCAGCCGGGACTGAACCTCACGGGCTTAACCCGAAAGCTGTTCAGGTCATGACCGAGCTTGGCATCGATATCAGCAGGAATAACTCTGAGCATATCAGTCAATATGACGGCCAGAGTTTTGATTACGTTATCACCCTCTGTGATAATGCCAACGAGAAATGTCCGCTCTTCTTTGGCGGGGTTGAACGTTTGCATATGGGCTTCGATGATCCGCCCAGGGCAAGCGGAACAGCAGACGAGGTCATGGATGCTTACCGCCGGGTGCGTGATGAGATCCGTGAGCAACTGGGGATTTATTTCCGTAAAGAATTGAAGCGTTGA